In Apium graveolens cultivar Ventura chromosome 10, ASM990537v1, whole genome shotgun sequence, the following are encoded in one genomic region:
- the LOC141689541 gene encoding uncharacterized protein LOC141689541, which translates to MKCTCFLFISSLLVLTLYFTKKAHMDFFKFILIGLLAMSQVVVSQDDEATLLEISKELSLAQWDFKNSGNYCSWPGIGCGFNSSRVERLDLSHQGLQGNVSVISQLTALKSLDLSYNNFHGIVPLEFGHLYELEFLDLSFNKFGSSVPKELGRLRNLKSLNLSNNLLIGEIPDELQGLKLLHYLQLSVNKFIGFLPDWVGSLSKLRVFTAYENGFVGLIPEKLGSVSGLTVLNLHSNQLEGPIPKSIFVMEKLEILVLTQNRLTGDIPELIGKCKGLSSIRIGNNLLIGSIPKSVGNITGLTYFEADNNNLSGEIVPEFSQCANLTLLNLASNGLTGRIPTELGTLANLQEFIVSGNSLFGEIPTAILRLKNLNKLDLSSNRINGTIPQDICISSRLQYLLLSQNSIRGEIPREIGNCTKLLELQLGSNYLSGNIPLEISHIKNLQIAMNLSFNHLRGQLPSELGKLDKLVSLDVSNNQLSGSIPALIRGMISLIEVNLSNNQFSGPIPPFVPFQKSSNSSFSGNKGLCGEPLNSPCSNSIGSDLQSYHHSVSYRIVLTVIGSGLAVFVSVSIVVLVFMIRERQEKAAKNAGISDDIIKNPQPILAGQVFVENLQQAIDFDAVVKATMKDENKLSSGTFSTAYKADMPSGMTLSVKRLKSVDRAIIQQQNKMIRELERLSRLFHDNLVRPIGYVIYEDVALLLHQYFPNGTLARYLHDSLKQPEYKPDWPTRLHIATGVAEGLAFLHHVAVIHLDISSGNILLDSSLNALVGEVEISKLLDPSRGTASISAVAGSFGYIPPEYAYTMQVTAPGNVYSYGVIMLEILTTRQPVDEEFGEGMDLVKWVQSAAARGETPEQILDSRLSTVSFAWRKEMLAALKIALLCTDITPARRPKMKKVVELLKEVTKN; encoded by the exons ATGAAATGTACTTGTTTTTTGTTCATTAGTAGCCTGTTAGTCTTGACACTATACTTTACCAAGAAAGCCCATATGGATTTCTTTAAGTTCATACTGATTGGATTGCTAGCAATGTCTCAAGTTGTGGTTTCTCAGGATGATGAGGCCACATTGCTGGAAATTAGCAAGGAGTTGAGTTTGGCTCAGTGGGATTTCAAGAACTCAGGCAATTACTGTTCTTGGCCTGGAATTGGATGTGGCTTCAACAGTTCAAGAGTGGAAAGACTTGATCTTTCTCATCAAGGGCTACAAGGTAACGTCTCTGTGATTTCTCAGCTTACAGCATTGAAGTCTTTGGACCTTTCGTATAATAATTTTCATGGGATAGTTCCATTAGAGTTTGGACATTTGTATGAGCTTGAGTTTCTTGATTTGTCTTTTAATAAGTTTGGAAGTTCAGTTCCTAAAGAGTTGGGTAGGCTTAGGAATCTTAAGTCATTGAATCTTTCAAATAATTTGCTTATTGGAGAAATACCTGATGAGCTTCAAGGGCTAAAACTGTTGCATTATTTGCAGTTATCTGTCAATAAATTTATTGGTTTTTTACCTGATTGGGTGGGAAGTTTGTCTAAACTTAGAGTTTTTACGGCATATGAGAATGGATTTGTTGGCCTAATTCCAGAGAAATTAGGTTCAGTTTCGGGACTTACTGTGTTGAATCTTCACTCAAACCAGCTTGAAGGGCCTATACCAAAGAGCATTTTTGTAATGGAAAAATTAGAAATATTGGTTCTGACTCAAAACAGATTGACTGGTGATATTCCGGAATTGATAGGCAAGTGTAAAGGCCTTTCTAGTATTAGGATCGGAAACAATCTATTGATAGGAAGCATTCCCAAGTCAGTTGGAAACATTACTGGCTTGACTTACTTTGAAGCAGATAATAACAATTTGTCTGGAGAGATTGTCCCGGAGTTTTCTCAGTGCGCTAATCTCACTCTCCTAAATCTAGCTTCAAATGGGCTTACTGGACGAATTCCTACAGAGCTTGGTACGCTTGCCAATCTGCAAGAATTCATTGTTTCTGGCAATAGTTTGTTTGGAGAGATTCCGACAGCGATTCTTAGGTTGAAGAACCTTAACAAGCTTGATTTAAGCAGCAACAGAATCAATGGCACTATACCACAAGACATCTGCATCTCATCAAGATTGCAGTACTTGTTGTTGAGTCAGAATTCAATACGAGGGGAGATACCTCGTGAGATAGGGAATTGTACAAAGCTGCTTGAGTTGCAACTTGGTAGTAATTATCTTAGTGGAAACATTCCTTTGGAGATCAGTCATATCAAGAATTTGCAGATAGCAATGAATTTAAGTTTTAATCATCTCCGTGGTCAGTTGCCTTCTGAATTAGGAAAACTAGACAAGCTGGTATCGTTGGATGTCTCCAATAACCAACTGTCAGGCAGTATACCCGCTTTGATCAGGGGTATGATAAGTTTGATAGAAGTCAATTTATCTAACAATCAATTCAGTGGTCCAATACCCCCATTTGTGCCATTTCAAAAGAGCTCTAATTCAAGCTTTTCTGGGAACAAGGGGCTTTGCGGCGAGCCACTAAATTCTCCATGTAGCAACTCAATTGGTTCTGACCTCCAGAGCTACCATCATAGTGTTTCTTACAGGATTGTATTAACTGTTATCGGTTCAGGTCTAGCAGTTTTCGTATCTGTCAGTATTGTTGTTCTGGTATTTATGATAAGGGAGAGACAAGAAAAGGCTGCCAAAAATGCAGGAATTTCCGATGATATAATCAAGAATCCACAACCCATTTTAGCAGGACAAGTCTTCGTTGAAAACCTCCAACAAGCAATTGATTTTGATGCTGTTGTGAAAGCAACCATGAAAGATGAAAACAAGCTTAGCAGTGGGACTTTTAGCACCGCTTATAAGGCAGACATGCCTTCGGGCATGACTTTATCAGTAAAGAGACTAAAATCTGTGGATCGGGCAATAATTCAACAGCAGAACAAGATGATTAGAGAACTTGAAAGGCTGAGTCGACTATTTCATGATAATTTAGTTAGACCCATCGGGTACGTAATATATGAAGATGTTGCTCTTCTATTGCACCAGTACTTTCCTAATGGGACATTGGCTCGGTATCTACATGATTCCTTAAAGCAACCAGAGTATAAACCAGACTGGCCAACAAGACTACACATTGCCACTGGAGTGGCTGAAGGACTAGCATTCCTTCATCATGTGGCAGTAATACACCTAGATATTTCTTCAGGTAACATACTTTTAGATTCTAGCCTCAACGCTTTGGTTGGCGAGGTTGAAATCTCAAAGCTCTTAGACCCCTCAAGAGGCACTGCAAGTATCAGTGCTGTTGCAGGTTCATTTGGCTATATCCCTCCAG AATATGCATATACAATGCAAGTAACTGCTCCCGGAAATGTATATAGCTACGGAGTTATCATGCTTGAGATCCTTACGAC
- the LOC141693122 gene encoding uncharacterized protein LOC141693122 codes for MPVQMCLSSWLNCGLKVPWITMKYGKLFVEQRNVKWYLAVKKKRLMKQQRKESYLQGWMKLSVEILFMQNPPANKNVTIDTSGQTQTSANRRLLSRMFPVDLPLTAPSAMSINHKLHRDLV; via the exons CTGGCTGAATTGTGGCCTAAAGGTACCATGGATAACCATGAAATACGGGAAGCTATTTGTCGAGCAAAGGAACGTTAAATGGTACTTAGCAGTGAAGAAGAAAAG GCTTATGAAAcaacaaagaaaagaaagttaTCTGCAAGGATGGATGAAACTATCTGTGGAAATCTTGTTCATGCAGAATCCACCTGCCAATAAAAATGTCACGATTGACACAAGCGGACAGACTCAAACTTCAGCTAATAGGAGGCTGCTTTCCCGCATGTTTCCAGTTGATCTGCCTCTTACAGCACCTTCCGCAATGAGTATTAATCATAAACTCCATCGCGATCTGGTGTGA